From Corynebacterium aquatimens:
GTTGCCAAAGCCACCCTGGTTGGAGGGCTGGTTCTGGCCACCCTGGCCGAAACCACCTTGGTTAGAGGGCTGATTGCCCTGGCCACCCTGGTTGTAGTTTCCGCCGCCGGAGTTCTGGTTGTTGTAACCACCAGAGTTGTTATCGCGCGCAACGCGGTTGACGTTGGCGGTGGCGTACTTCAGGGACGGACCGACTTCATCAACCTCAACCTCAAACACCGTGCGGCTTTCGCCCTCGCGGTTGTTGTAGGAGCGCTGCTTCAATCGGCCGTTGACAATCACGCGCATGCCCTTCTTCAGGGACTCTGCGACGTTCTCAGCAGTACTGCGCCACACGCTGCAGGACAGGAACAAAGCTTCGCCGTCTTCCCACTGTCCGGAATCGCGGTTGAATGTCCGCGGGGTGGAAGCAACGCGGAAGTTCGCTACAGCTGCGCCGTTGGCAGTGAAGCGGAGTTCCGGGTCTGCAACCAAGTTTCCAACAACGGTGATGGGGGTGTCGCCTTGAGCCATGGGTCTACGTCCTTTACGTGTGAGACATCTTCGATGAGTGTGGTACCCGCAATTATGCCGGGATCTGCTCTAAAAAGTCGTGCAAGGATTACTTGTTGTCAGTTCGTAGAACCTTGGTGCGAAGGATCGAGTCGCTCAGGTTGAGGCGACGGTCCAGTTCGAGGACGGTCTCCGACGTGCAGTCAAGGTTGACTACCGCGTAAACGCCTTCTTCCTTCTTGTCGATCGGGTATGCAAGACGACGCTTGCCCCATACATCGACGTTTTCCACCTTGCCGTTGTCATTCCGGACGATCTCTAGGAACTTGTCCAGTGACGGGGCAACGGTGCGTTCATCCTGCGACGGATCGAGGATGATCATTACTTCGTAGTGACGCACGGACCTCATCACCTCCTATGGTCTATTGGTTTCGGCCACCGCCCGTTGCGGTGGCAGGAGGGTCGCTTGGCGTCAAGCAACCCCTACAACCTACCCCACGAGGCGCTGAGCACGAAATTTGCACCCGCGTTCCCCCTTTTCTGCCCCGCCCCGCCGGGCCACTCCTGACGATGCTGACACCTTCCGAAAGCCGACCTGGCGTTTTAGGGTCGCGCAAGGGCCGAAATGGTCATCATCGTCAGCCGCCCCCTTTTTGCCCTGCCGCGATCACCCGGCGGGATTAGGCACGGCTACGAAGACCGCCAGAAACACCGGCAGGAACGTCATGAAGATGAACGCCGCCAGGCCCAGGCCTACTGAGAGGGCAAGGGGCTTTCGCTTGACGACGGAGAAGAAGCACGCTGCGAAGAGTCCAAATCCGATGAAGATGGATGCGATTCCGGCGATGGTTGTTGCTCCCATCGTGTGTTCACCTCCTTGGTGCGTTCTGTAACCGGCACCCACCCGTTGTCCCGGGTTACTTCCAGCCACTGCTCCGGGGTGGTCAGCAGCGGATCGTGGCCGTTGTGCGCGTCGTAGACCTTGTCCGGCTTCTTGCCAAACATCTGCATAATCACTAGCACCATGATGGCGATGATGAAGCCGTCGCGAAGCGCGATTGCTAGGTTGAGCAGTTCACCTGGTGCGCCCTTGTTGTCCACACCCAGCATGTGCCACATGAGGATGGGCCACACGAGCATGTCGAAGAATCCCCAGGTGAAGATGAGGCGCCAGTTCGGCAGTGCCAGAACAGCCGGCACGACGAGCCACAGGG
This genomic window contains:
- a CDS encoding single-stranded DNA-binding protein, translated to MAQGDTPITVVGNLVADPELRFTANGAAVANFRVASTPRTFNRDSGQWEDGEALFLSCSVWRSTAENVAESLKKGMRVIVNGRLKQRSYNNREGESRTVFEVEVDEVGPSLKYATANVNRVARDNNSGGYNNQNSGGGNYNQGGQGNQPSNQGGFGQGGQNQPSNQGGFGNMSYQGGNDQNQQNQRQQSQQNQPVDNDPWNSAPQVGGFDGSDDEPPF
- the rpsF gene encoding 30S ribosomal protein S6, which gives rise to MRHYEVMIILDPSQDERTVAPSLDKFLEIVRNDNGKVENVDVWGKRRLAYPIDKKEEGVYAVVNLDCTSETVLELDRRLNLSDSILRTKVLRTDNK